Proteins encoded together in one Rubripirellula reticaptiva window:
- a CDS encoding neutral/alkaline non-lysosomal ceramidase N-terminal domain-containing protein, whose protein sequence is MNDRTCIWLILISMAVFRVSVSAAELVPVGFARQDITPDRDVRLSGYGSRDNVMTGVRDKIFVRAMAMGKDDKLCVMLSIEGIVVTAEQTKRLLAGIDEHHSIDRSRLVVCSTHSHAAPQIYGGLTNLLQNPPTEPQVKDLKDYLDIVQLQSLKCVEAAIKNQQPCQLTVGSSRASFAAHRRVITDGVWSGFGVSEDGPTDRRVRVLVARDGNGKLRGAVYQYACHCTTLGPSFNEVTGDWAGLSAAELETNNDSAVFLPVIGCGADANPEPRDSYEAAVAHGHEMAAAVESVLAMDSLTSLPGTPTTRFGYAGLSAEQPSREELTAYLDDPKVTRQRWARNMLDLWNTKGRLPESYPSPVHTWTFGDSLAWVFLGGEVVVQYQMRLEDELDAFDDVWVAAYTDDVFAYVASQRMRSAGGYEVDYSMVYYNQPGRWQSGTENLLVNRVKEVLRSPKQNEGFQSPSDSLNCMRVPEGFKIDLVAAEPLVVDPINVAFAADGSVWVVEMGDYPQGSPTGGRVKRLEDTTGDGTLDAATLFLDGLDYPTSVYPWRDGAIVIAAPDVLFARDSDGDGKADEREVLLTGIGKANPQHRASGFEWGLDGMIYFGAGDDTENLHSLRADVTVNVKGCDVRWDPESGHLERLPGKTQFIRSRDRWGRWYGNTNSVPLFHYRIDDVDLLKRNATVSRKQLVLDPGVAPPVFPSSRTVDRFNDLFAKNRITSACSSIVLRGDGMGQAMVDAALVCEPVHNLVARFRLQSDQATVKGTRFEQDQSLDWATSTDTWFRPVRVIEAPDGSVWIVDMYRKVIEHPQWIPDSWQQSLDLRAGSTAGRIYRVSKVDHLAQIQMNLADPKDYARNIASTSAAVRDLTAQQIKLTSDDEALEPLRRVARQATDPAIRLQAFGCLCFKDWHTAEDWARILNDKEPLVVATVIQLARRKWETAGKPVVAFTRKYLSASTHHPAIDSALLLALANAPSADADAQLTRLVDRTWMRAWGMEAMSLASVERAPIVVNRLLTAINLADAQLDPTQWNQTQDGIAALWATCRESDQQMILERLFDSTQAQMTSAQLMIALVVSPQSFDSSGKQNQLIKQVVDRAREELRSGDQPISMQVRAAQLLGCSLIPIENQLADLKEMLRPDQPGALRRAGLAAAYRIESEQTAQLLIDAWKQLLPDERTTAGATLLQRRDWTRRFIESLVDEKIKINDLDASTLSGLRNYDDYGIMKKFGSLLSISTPSERKDLIDRYVAEMSSSPQGEIKIAQKLYRENCAICHEPPSDKSQPISASVQSLGPPLANLKKWNTLQWATAVLDPNANIESKFKQYRILTKSGQVMAGVVIDQAESDVRMGLADGRQVLIARDKIERIEDSGVSMMPEGFEAKLSPKQLNQIVDYLRNR, encoded by the coding sequence ATGAACGACCGAACTTGCATTTGGCTGATTCTGATTTCCATGGCGGTTTTTCGCGTGTCGGTTAGCGCAGCCGAACTCGTGCCAGTCGGATTCGCCAGACAGGATATCACGCCCGACCGCGATGTGCGGCTCAGTGGATACGGTTCTCGAGACAACGTGATGACGGGAGTGCGTGACAAGATATTCGTTCGCGCCATGGCGATGGGAAAAGACGACAAACTTTGCGTGATGCTTTCGATCGAAGGCATTGTTGTCACAGCGGAACAAACGAAGCGATTGCTCGCGGGGATCGATGAACACCACTCCATCGATCGATCGCGACTGGTCGTCTGTTCGACGCATTCACATGCCGCGCCACAGATTTACGGTGGACTGACAAATCTGCTGCAAAATCCTCCTACCGAACCACAGGTCAAGGATCTCAAGGACTACTTGGACATTGTTCAACTGCAGAGCCTAAAGTGTGTCGAAGCGGCGATTAAGAATCAGCAACCGTGTCAGTTGACCGTGGGATCCAGCAGAGCGTCTTTTGCAGCCCACCGACGCGTGATCACCGATGGCGTTTGGTCGGGGTTTGGTGTTTCCGAAGATGGCCCCACCGACCGACGAGTTCGCGTGTTGGTCGCCCGTGATGGAAATGGAAAGCTTAGAGGTGCCGTCTATCAATATGCATGTCACTGCACGACGCTGGGACCAAGCTTTAACGAAGTGACCGGCGACTGGGCTGGTTTGTCAGCTGCGGAACTTGAAACCAACAACGACTCGGCAGTTTTCCTACCGGTGATCGGCTGCGGCGCCGATGCGAATCCCGAACCGCGCGACAGCTACGAGGCGGCCGTCGCACACGGCCACGAGATGGCTGCGGCCGTTGAATCGGTCCTCGCGATGGACTCGCTCACCTCGCTTCCGGGCACGCCGACGACTCGATTCGGATATGCGGGGCTGTCCGCAGAGCAACCCTCTCGTGAAGAGCTGACTGCGTATTTGGATGACCCCAAGGTCACTCGCCAACGATGGGCACGAAACATGCTCGACCTTTGGAATACCAAAGGGCGATTACCCGAATCCTATCCGAGTCCAGTTCATACCTGGACATTCGGCGACTCTTTGGCTTGGGTATTCCTCGGTGGCGAAGTCGTTGTCCAATATCAAATGCGGTTGGAAGACGAGCTCGATGCATTTGATGACGTTTGGGTCGCCGCCTACACCGATGATGTTTTCGCGTACGTTGCCAGCCAGCGCATGCGATCGGCTGGCGGATACGAAGTCGACTACTCGATGGTTTACTACAACCAACCAGGACGTTGGCAATCAGGAACCGAAAACTTGCTTGTTAATCGGGTCAAAGAGGTATTGCGATCACCAAAGCAAAATGAAGGGTTTCAATCTCCATCGGACTCGCTGAATTGCATGCGAGTGCCCGAAGGATTCAAAATCGACTTGGTCGCTGCAGAGCCGTTGGTTGTCGATCCGATCAACGTCGCATTTGCCGCCGATGGCAGTGTGTGGGTCGTAGAGATGGGTGACTACCCACAGGGTTCGCCGACCGGTGGGCGTGTTAAACGGTTAGAGGACACAACCGGCGACGGCACGCTGGATGCGGCTACGCTGTTTTTGGATGGCTTGGATTATCCGACGAGCGTTTATCCGTGGCGTGACGGAGCCATCGTCATCGCAGCCCCCGACGTTCTTTTCGCTCGCGACTCCGACGGGGACGGCAAAGCCGATGAGCGAGAAGTTCTGTTGACCGGTATCGGAAAAGCGAATCCACAACACCGCGCTAGTGGATTTGAGTGGGGTTTGGACGGCATGATCTACTTTGGCGCAGGCGACGACACCGAAAATCTGCATAGCTTGCGCGCTGACGTTACTGTAAACGTCAAGGGATGCGACGTCCGATGGGATCCGGAATCAGGCCATCTCGAAAGGCTTCCTGGTAAGACGCAATTCATCCGCTCACGCGATCGGTGGGGTCGTTGGTACGGAAACACTAATAGCGTTCCTTTGTTTCATTACCGAATCGACGACGTTGATCTATTAAAACGAAACGCGACCGTTTCGAGAAAACAGCTCGTGCTTGATCCGGGTGTGGCTCCGCCTGTTTTCCCGAGCAGTCGAACAGTTGATCGGTTCAACGATCTGTTCGCCAAGAATCGCATCACGAGTGCTTGCAGCAGTATCGTGCTACGAGGAGACGGGATGGGCCAAGCCATGGTTGACGCCGCTCTCGTTTGCGAACCAGTGCATAATTTGGTGGCGCGGTTCAGATTGCAAAGTGACCAGGCGACGGTGAAAGGAACGAGATTTGAACAAGACCAATCCTTGGACTGGGCAACGTCGACCGATACCTGGTTCCGGCCCGTGCGTGTCATCGAAGCGCCCGACGGGAGCGTCTGGATTGTTGATATGTATCGAAAAGTGATCGAGCATCCGCAATGGATCCCCGATTCTTGGCAACAGAGTCTGGATCTTCGTGCCGGTAGCACAGCAGGACGAATTTACCGCGTTTCAAAAGTCGATCATCTGGCACAAATACAGATGAACCTCGCTGATCCAAAAGACTATGCTCGCAATATCGCGAGTACCAGCGCCGCCGTTCGAGACCTCACGGCACAACAGATCAAACTCACCAGCGATGACGAAGCCCTTGAACCGTTGCGACGCGTCGCACGCCAGGCAACCGACCCCGCTATTCGACTTCAAGCCTTTGGCTGCCTTTGCTTCAAAGACTGGCACACCGCTGAGGACTGGGCACGCATCCTGAATGACAAGGAGCCCCTCGTTGTCGCAACTGTGATTCAACTCGCTCGACGAAAGTGGGAAACGGCTGGGAAACCAGTCGTTGCATTCACTCGGAAGTATTTGTCGGCGTCAACACATCATCCGGCTATCGACTCTGCATTGCTGCTTGCCCTTGCGAACGCTCCTTCTGCTGATGCGGATGCCCAGCTCACTCGCTTGGTTGACAGAACCTGGATGCGTGCATGGGGAATGGAAGCGATGTCGCTAGCATCAGTCGAAAGAGCCCCAATTGTTGTCAATCGATTGTTAACCGCAATCAACCTGGCCGACGCACAATTGGACCCGACGCAGTGGAACCAAACGCAAGACGGAATCGCGGCCCTCTGGGCGACTTGCAGGGAAAGCGATCAACAAATGATTCTCGAGCGATTGTTCGATTCAACACAAGCACAAATGACTTCGGCGCAGTTGATGATTGCGTTGGTCGTTTCCCCTCAATCGTTTGATTCCAGCGGCAAGCAGAATCAACTAATCAAACAGGTCGTCGACCGCGCAAGAGAGGAACTGCGATCGGGCGACCAGCCGATCAGCATGCAAGTACGAGCCGCTCAACTGCTGGGATGCTCTCTGATTCCCATTGAGAATCAACTTGCCGACTTGAAAGAAATGCTTCGCCCCGATCAACCTGGCGCACTGCGTCGAGCCGGTTTGGCAGCGGCGTACCGTATCGAGTCCGAACAGACGGCACAGTTATTGATCGATGCTTGGAAGCAACTACTTCCGGACGAGCGGACGACTGCTGGTGCAACGCTCCTGCAACGAAGGGACTGGACTCGCCGGTTTATTGAATCGTTGGTCGACGAAAAAATCAAGATCAACGACTTGGACGCTTCTACACTCAGCGGTCTTCGAAACTACGACGACTACGGAATCATGAAGAAATTCGGCAGCCTGCTTTCCATCTCGACCCCAAGCGAACGGAAAGATTTGATCGACCGTTATGTCGCAGAAATGAGCTCTTCGCCACAGGGCGAAATCAAGATCGCTCAAAAGCTATATCGAGAAAATTGTGCAATATGTCATGAGCCACCTTCGGATAAGTCTCAGCCGATTTCTGCATCGGTGCAGAGCCTTGGCCCGCCCTTGGCGAATCTAAAGAAGTGGAACACACTTCAATGGGCCACCGCCGTTCTGGACCCGAATGCGAACATTGAATCCAAGTTCAAACAATATCGAATTCTGACAAAGTCTGGCCAAGTCATGGCGGGCGTTGTGATCGACCAAGCCGAATCGGACGTGCGAATGGGATTGGCCGACGGCCGACAAGTCCTTATCGCCCGAGATAAAATCGAGCGAATCGAAGACTCTGGCGTTTCCATGATGCCCGAAGGTTTTGAAGCCAAGCTTTCACCCAAACAACTTAACCAAATCGTCGACTATCTTCGCAATCGGTGA